Part of the Campylobacter suis genome, AGTAACAGCAATGAGAACTAAAAATACACAGCCAAGACTATCAAGGAACAAAAACTCATCAAAGCTAAAAAATGTTCCGCCTTGTAGCACTTTGCATACATTAAACAAAAGTGCTGCTGATGTTACTCCTGAGACTGCAACATGTAGCAGACTCATGGTTGAGTAATTCTTTGGCGCTAGCATTAAAAGCAGGGCACCAAGTAATGGTAAGATTAAGATTAAAGCTAAACTGTCCATCTTTAACCCCTTAAATTCGTAGCTTTTGAAGTATCCAAGCTACCATAAGCTTTGTAAAATCTCACAGCCAAAACACTCATAATAATAACCGCAAATATCGCATCGGTTAAAATTCCAAGCTCAACAAGCTCGTGTGAGTTGTATGCCATAAGTGCTAGACTTAGGTGGATACCATTTTCAAAAAGGCAGTATGCTAAGATTTGCTTGATAAAAGAATTTCTAAGCATAAAGCCAAAGACCCCCATCATAAAGATCGTAGCCGCGGCGATTAGTAAAATTTGCTCTTTTATAAGAGAAAACTCTAAAAATATCGGATGTATGCTCATCGCGATCGCTAGGCTAAATCCCATAGCAATAACCGGACTTACGAAAAATCCGCCAACAGGCTCATCTTCACTAACCACATTTAGCTTTTTAATAAGCATAAACAATATAGCTGGCACAAAGATAATCTTTGTAACAAATGCTACCATAGCCCAAGTGCTTAGCTGCTCCGCATTAAACGCTGATGAAAGCATCATAAACACACTTACTAAAAGCAGGGTTTGTACTGCATAGCAAGCCACCGATAGCTTTAAATTTCTAAGACCAAATACCGCAAGAGATGTAATCATCATACATATTGCTAAAACATCAAACATCTCACACCCCCACCACATAAAGTGTCAAAGCTATAAATGATATAGCCAAGGCATAAACTGCGTTTTTGCGAAGGCTAGATGTCATTTGAAAGCGTGGTCCAAAGTTATCTATAAACACAGCAGCTACATAAAATACGCCAGTTTTTAGAACAAAGACCAAAAGAGCTAAGAAAGGATTTGCAAAATTCCAAGGCTCAAATATAGTAAGGAAAAGTCCTATCATAGCAAATTGTTTTAATATAAGTGAAGCTTGAACCAAGCCCAAATCACTTCCCGCATACTCGCCAAGCAAGCCCTCTTGAAGCTCTTGCTCTGCTTCTGCTAAGTCAAATGGCTTTCTACCAGTCTCAACATACATACACCATAAAAACGCTATCGAAGCCACAGCAAAGCTAGGTATAAAGTATCCTATCTCGCCACTTTGAACTTTTTGCTGAATTTCAACTAAATTTGAAGTACCAGCTGCAAGCATAACTACGATTAAGCACATTATCATAATAGGCTCTACATAAACAGCCAACATCTGCTCTCTGCCGCCACCAGTTGCTGCAAATGGGTTACCACTATCCATAGATGCCGCACCAAAGACAAATCTAAGCAAAGCACCAAGATATAAGATAACAAATATATCAGCATACGCGCCAAAACCTGTGTTTTGGTTGTATGTTATAGGTATAGCAGCTAGGATAGCAGCTGAGGTAGCAAACAAGAAAAACGGAGCATATCTAAACACCCAGTGCGAGCACGCAGGAACTGTTCTACCACGCTTAAAAAGCTTTGCTATATCGCGATATGTTTGGAAAAAATCGCTTCCTTGTTTTGATTGAAGTTTGGCTCTTAGTTTTCTAGCCATACCATCAAATAAAGGAGCGACTAAAACGATAACGACGACTTGAAAAATCATTAAAAGTATAGTTTGCA contains:
- the hyfE gene encoding hydrogenase 4 membrane subunit, encoding MFDVLAICMMITSLAVFGLRNLKLSVACYAVQTLLLVSVFMMLSSAFNAEQLSTWAMVAFVTKIIFVPAILFMLIKKLNVVSEDEPVGGFFVSPVIAMGFSLAIAMSIHPIFLEFSLIKEQILLIAAATIFMMGVFGFMLRNSFIKQILAYCLFENGIHLSLALMAYNSHELVELGILTDAIFAVIIMSVLAVRFYKAYGSLDTSKATNLRG
- a CDS encoding respiratory chain complex I subunit 1 family protein, coding for MQTILLMIFQVVVIVLVAPLFDGMARKLRAKLQSKQGSDFFQTYRDIAKLFKRGRTVPACSHWVFRYAPFFLFATSAAILAAIPITYNQNTGFGAYADIFVILYLGALLRFVFGAASMDSGNPFAATGGGREQMLAVYVEPIMIMCLIVVMLAAGTSNLVEIQQKVQSGEIGYFIPSFAVASIAFLWCMYVETGRKPFDLAEAEQELQEGLLGEYAGSDLGLVQASLILKQFAMIGLFLTIFEPWNFANPFLALLVFVLKTGVFYVAAVFIDNFGPRFQMTSSLRKNAVYALAISFIALTLYVVGV